The following proteins come from a genomic window of Sesamum indicum cultivar Zhongzhi No. 13 linkage group LG10, S_indicum_v1.0, whole genome shotgun sequence:
- the LOC105171668 gene encoding calcium-transporting ATPase 12, plasma membrane-type-like produces the protein MSAKLQANLNCMDIVLDIPDDLVSSVRNKKRWHLALASVNCSRALLSLFGQVLAKNERNFSPISSDMCGNSTSKNASTFSEDECAVDIDKPQAASYFSNVDQLIPSRLVKEKSLDALAKLGGVEGIAACLRTDVQQGINDDVEGILRRKEAFGTNTYLKPPTKSLFHFVCEAFKDPTILILLVCAALSLGFGVKENGLNDGWYDGGSIFVAVSLVISVSAISNFRQNKQFSRLSKISSNISVEVVRNGRRQEISIFEIVVGDVVCLKIGDQVPADGLFIEGHSLQVDESCMTGESDHVEVNKDQHPFLFSGTKVADGYVKMLVTSVGMSTTWGEMMTTISCSPDEQTPLQARLNKLTSSIGKVGLAVAFLVLVVLLVRYFTGNTRDENGNKEFNGNKTRVDDVINAVVGIIAAAVTIIVVAIPEGLPLAVTLTLAYSMKRMMADQAMVKKLSACETMGSATTICTDKTGTLTMNQMKVARFWLGKESMEGENVTLIAPDVLNLLHQGVGLNTTGSIYRPAVSGPSGSGFEFSGSPTEKAILSWAVLELNMDIDKQDFTVLSVEAFNSERKRSGVFLKNVKEGTVHAHWKGAAEMILAIKVILLLRMAVIELANLASCSATALSVFDT, from the exons ATGTCTGCTAAATTGCAGGCTAATTTGAATTGTATGGACATTGTTCTTGACATTCCTGATGACCTTGTAAGCAGCGTGAGGAACAAGAAGAGATGGCACTTGGCTCTTGCCAGTGTCAACTGTTCAAGGGCCTTGCTTTCTCTGTTCGGTCAAGTTCTTGctaaaaatgagagaaatttttctccaatttcATCTGATATGTGTGGCAATAGCACCAGCAAGAATGCCTCTACCTTTTCTGAAGATGAATGTGCCGTTGATATTGATAAACCTCAGGCGGCGTCCTACTTCTCCAACGTTGATCAGTTGATCCCGTCCAGGCTTGTCAAGGAGAAAAGCCTTGACGCGCTTGCTAAGCTTGGAGGCGTTGAAGGAATAGCTGCATGTCTCAGAACTGATGTGCAGCAAGGAATAAACGATGATGTTGAAGGAATTTTGAGACGAAAAGAAGCTTTTGGCACTAACACTTATCTTAAGCCGCCTACGAAGAGtctctttcattttgtttgtGAAGCTTTCAAAGATCCAACAATTCTCATCCTCCTGGTTTGTGCGGCACTATCACTTGGATTTGGTGTGAAGGAAAATGGACTGAATGATGGATGGTATGATGGAGGAAGCATATTTGTTGCTGTTTCTCTTGTTATTTCAGTTTCAGCAATCAGCAACTTCAGGCAAAACAAACAGTTCTCCAGACTTTCCAAAATCAGCAGCAATATCTCGGTGGAAGTTGTGAGAAACGGCAGGCGTCAAgagatttcaatttttgagatTGTTGTTGGTGATGTTGTTTGCTTGAAGATTGGTGATCAAGTCCCTGCTGATGGATTGTTCATAGAAGGGCACTCTTTGCAAGTCGATGAATCTTGCATGACAGGGGAAAGCGATCATGTTGAAGTCAATAAAGATCAACACCCCTTCTTGTTTTCAGGCACCAAAGTTGCTGATGGATATGTGAAAATGCTCGTCACTTCTGTGGGAATGAGCACCACATGGGGTGAAATGATGACCACGATCAGTTGCAGTCCTGATGAGCAAACGCCTCTTCAAGCACGATTAAACAAGCTGACTTCATCAATAGGAAAGGTTGGTTTGGCTGTGGCTTTCTTAGTTCTTGTCGTGCTTCTTGTCCGCTACTTTACGGGGAACACAAGGgatgaaaatggaaacaaagAGTTCAATGGCAATAAGACTAGAGTTGATGATGTGATCAATGCTGTGGTGGGAATTATTGCTGCAGCTGTGACTATCATAGTCGTTGCTATACCAGAAGGATTGCCGTTGGCAGTCACACTTACTCTTGCATATTCGATGAAAAGAATGATGGCTGATCAGGCAATGGTAAAAAAGCTCTCTGCTTGCGAAACTATGGGCTCTGCAACAACCATATGTACAGATAAAACGGGCACTTTGACGATGAACCAAATGAAGGTAGCAAGGTTTTGGTTGGGCAAGGAATCTATGGAAGGAGAAAATGTCACTTTGATTGCACCTGATGTACTAAACTTACTTCACCAGGGAGTTGGTCTTAACACTACCGGCAGCATTTATAGGCCCGCTGTATCAGGTCCATCAGGAAGTGGTTTTGAGTTCTCAGGGAGTCCCACTGAAAAGGCAATTCTTTCATGGGCAGTTCTAGAGTTGAACATGGATATAGATAAACAAGATTTCACAGTTTTATCAGTAGAAGCCTTCAACTCTGAGAGGAAGAGAAGTGGcgttttcttgaaaaatgttAAAGAGGGTACAGTTCATGCACACTGGAAAGGAGCAGCTGAAATGATTCTGGCAAT AAAAGTGATTCTTCTGCTTCGGATGGCTGTCATCGAGCTTGCTAACTTGGCTAGTTGTTCGGCTACGGCATTATCTGTTTTCGACACCTGA